The proteins below are encoded in one region of Pseudomonas putida NBRC 14164:
- a CDS encoding response regulator transcription factor: MNPVTIYNSNILAIEDDPVLGAYLHEELQRGGFQVTWCRNGLEGLETAGREVFDVVLMDILLPGLNGLDALAQLRKRSATPVILMSALGAEADRISGFQRGADDYLPKPFSMAELQVRIEAILRRVALERRHQAPQEQAACGELQFDEGLCDVRLNGRLAGLTPSEYRLFDILNRNFDDVLSKPFLYQQVLQRGYSRHDRSLDMHVSQIRRKLKGIGYHERQIRTVWGKGYVLSTGEAE, encoded by the coding sequence ATGAATCCTGTAACTATTTACAACTCCAATATCCTCGCCATCGAGGATGACCCGGTCCTGGGTGCCTACCTGCACGAAGAGCTGCAACGTGGCGGCTTCCAGGTCACCTGGTGCCGTAATGGGCTGGAGGGACTGGAAACGGCTGGTCGCGAGGTTTTCGATGTGGTGCTCATGGATATTCTGCTGCCCGGGCTGAACGGCCTGGACGCCCTGGCGCAGCTGCGCAAGCGCAGCGCTACGCCGGTGATCCTGATGTCGGCGCTGGGTGCCGAGGCCGACCGCATCAGTGGCTTCCAGCGCGGGGCCGACGATTACCTGCCCAAGCCCTTCAGCATGGCCGAGCTGCAGGTGCGCATCGAGGCAATCCTGCGCCGGGTGGCCCTCGAACGCCGTCATCAAGCCCCGCAGGAGCAGGCTGCCTGCGGCGAGCTGCAGTTCGACGAGGGGCTGTGCGATGTACGCCTGAATGGCCGCCTGGCAGGCCTGACCCCCAGCGAGTACCGGCTGTTCGACATCCTCAACCGCAACTTCGATGATGTGCTGAGCAAGCCGTTCCTTTACCAGCAGGTGTTGCAGCGCGGCTATTCGCGGCACGACCGCAGCCTTGACATGCACGTCAGCCAGATCCGCCGCAAGCTCAAGGGGATCGGCTATCACGAGCGGCAGATCCGTACCGTGTGGGGCAAGGGGTATGTACTCAGCACCGGCGAGGCAGAGTGA
- the rlmD gene encoding 23S rRNA (uracil(1939)-C(5))-methyltransferase RlmD: protein MSKKKSNSGLRFQPAGGNRTPQVPVGKKQRLDIERLAGDGRGIAFLDGRTWFVSGALAGEAVEARVLNARGKVVEARLERLLQASPERREAPCRHYARCGGCNLQHLPHEAQLALKQRTLAEQLQRVAGVQPEEWAAPLSGPEFGYRRRARVAVRWDVKARQLEVGFRAEASQDIIAIDDCAVLVQPLQSILRHLPTVLRSLSKPQALGHVELFSGTAEAVLVRHVAPLPAEDLAKLQAFCEQANAQLWLQGEDEPAPVDPAAQLGFALAPWQLELAWRPGDFVQVNAQVNTAMIEQALGWLAPQADERVLDLFCGLGNFALPLARKAREVVAVEGVQAMVDRAAANARNNNVHNARFFQADLSQPLAGTGWAAEGFSAVLLDPPRDGAFEVVQGIARLQAKRLVYVSCNPATLARDAQVLVGQGYRLKRAGILDMFPQTAHVEAMALFEAG from the coding sequence ATGTCCAAGAAAAAAAGCAACAGTGGCCTGCGCTTCCAGCCGGCCGGCGGCAACCGCACTCCCCAGGTCCCCGTGGGCAAGAAGCAGCGCCTGGACATCGAGCGCCTGGCCGGTGACGGCCGTGGCATCGCCTTCCTCGACGGGCGCACCTGGTTCGTCAGTGGTGCCCTGGCCGGTGAGGCCGTGGAGGCGCGGGTGCTCAACGCCCGTGGCAAAGTGGTCGAGGCCCGCCTGGAGCGTCTGCTGCAGGCCAGCCCTGAGCGCCGTGAGGCACCGTGCCGCCATTATGCGCGCTGTGGTGGCTGCAACCTGCAGCATCTGCCGCATGAAGCGCAGCTGGCGCTCAAGCAGCGCACCCTGGCCGAGCAACTGCAGCGGGTGGCCGGCGTGCAACCCGAGGAATGGGCCGCACCCCTGAGCGGGCCGGAATTCGGCTACCGGCGGAGGGCCCGTGTGGCCGTGCGCTGGGACGTCAAGGCGCGTCAGCTGGAGGTGGGCTTCCGTGCCGAAGCCAGCCAGGACATCATTGCCATCGACGATTGTGCAGTGCTGGTACAGCCCTTGCAGTCGATTCTGCGCCACTTGCCGACGGTGCTGCGCTCGTTGAGCAAACCGCAGGCGCTGGGCCACGTGGAACTGTTCAGTGGCACCGCCGAGGCGGTGTTGGTGCGCCACGTTGCGCCGCTGCCGGCAGAAGACCTGGCAAAGCTGCAGGCGTTCTGCGAACAGGCCAATGCCCAGCTGTGGCTGCAAGGTGAAGATGAGCCGGCGCCGGTGGACCCTGCCGCGCAACTGGGCTTTGCCCTGGCGCCGTGGCAGCTTGAGCTGGCCTGGCGCCCAGGTGACTTCGTGCAGGTGAATGCCCAGGTCAACACAGCGATGATCGAGCAGGCCCTGGGCTGGCTCGCGCCGCAGGCCGACGAGCGGGTGCTGGACCTGTTCTGCGGCCTGGGCAACTTTGCCCTGCCGCTGGCCCGCAAGGCCCGCGAGGTGGTGGCTGTCGAAGGTGTACAGGCCATGGTCGATCGGGCCGCGGCCAATGCCCGGAACAACAATGTGCATAACGCACGGTTTTTTCAGGCCGATTTATCGCAGCCTTTGGCAGGCACCGGATGGGCCGCCGAGGGCTTTTCTGCGGTACTCTTGGATCCACCGCGCGACGGTGCGTTCGAGGTGGTGCAAGGCATCGCACGCCTCCAGGCCAAACGGCTGGTTTACGTATCGTGCAACCCGGCCACGCTGGCGCGAGACGCGCAGGTGCTGGTCGGCCAGGGGTACCGGTTAAAAAGGGCCGGGATTCTCGACATGTTTCCTCAAACGGCGCATGTCGAGGCCATGGCGTTATTCGAAGCGGGCTAG
- a CDS encoding sensor histidine kinase → MLDRHSLFWKLAILLVGFCLLMIGLSYTWGRHMEIQNAFLSEPARQTLRGYASEAEQAWRSGGREGLDQWVTAMHQRERGWVGVLDINLRPLDSATLDPQIMQRLTRLRGVDWPMSRRSVDQPWVRIPFPGAPEQGMLVIELPQRFNPDQYRLLWRIVTNGIIPGLFTLLLCVGLYRMLIVPLNQLREQANAWRADQLSARLDSRTIARHDELGELARAFDQMAERLQGTVAMQQQLLRDLSHEMRTPLSRLRVACDGETDLQRLRERLTREVDCMQQLVEDTLQLAWQDAERAPMNLEPIEVHALWELLAENASYESGWSPARLRCEVPADCWVQGNLNHLAQALENILRNAIRHSPPEGVVRLGGQREGSYWWLWLEDEGGGVAEEDLERIFAPFSRLDGSRPGDGGFGLGLSIARSAIQRQGGTLWAQNGKHGLRLWMRLPLHVPASSRANPLPQGYHYS, encoded by the coding sequence ATGCTTGACCGCCATTCGCTGTTCTGGAAGCTGGCCATCCTGCTGGTGGGCTTTTGCCTGCTGATGATCGGCCTCAGTTACACGTGGGGCCGGCATATGGAAATCCAGAATGCCTTCCTCTCGGAACCGGCGCGGCAGACGCTGCGAGGCTACGCCAGTGAGGCTGAGCAGGCGTGGCGCAGTGGTGGGCGGGAAGGGCTGGACCAGTGGGTGACGGCGATGCACCAGCGCGAACGGGGCTGGGTTGGCGTGCTCGATATCAACCTGCGACCGCTCGACAGCGCTACTCTCGATCCGCAGATCATGCAGCGACTGACGCGTCTGCGCGGTGTCGACTGGCCGATGAGCCGGCGCAGCGTCGACCAGCCGTGGGTACGCATACCGTTCCCGGGGGCACCGGAGCAGGGCATGCTGGTGATCGAACTGCCGCAGCGGTTCAACCCGGACCAGTACCGGTTGCTGTGGCGCATCGTCACCAACGGCATTATCCCTGGCCTGTTCACCTTGCTGTTGTGCGTGGGCCTGTACCGTATGTTGATCGTGCCGCTGAACCAGCTGCGTGAGCAGGCCAATGCCTGGCGCGCTGATCAGCTATCGGCGCGCCTCGACTCGCGCACCATTGCCCGGCATGACGAACTGGGCGAGCTGGCCCGCGCTTTCGACCAGATGGCCGAGCGGCTACAGGGCACTGTGGCCATGCAGCAGCAGTTGCTGCGCGACCTGTCCCACGAAATGCGCACGCCATTGAGCCGGTTACGGGTGGCCTGCGACGGCGAAACCGACCTGCAGCGCCTGCGCGAGCGCCTGACCCGTGAAGTGGACTGCATGCAGCAGTTGGTGGAGGACACCCTGCAGCTGGCCTGGCAGGACGCCGAGCGTGCGCCGATGAACCTGGAACCCATCGAAGTCCACGCGCTTTGGGAATTGCTGGCCGAAAATGCCAGCTACGAGAGTGGTTGGTCGCCCGCGCGCCTGCGCTGCGAAGTACCGGCCGACTGCTGGGTGCAAGGCAACCTCAACCATCTGGCCCAGGCGCTGGAAAACATCTTGCGCAATGCCATTCGTCACTCGCCGCCTGAGGGTGTGGTGCGCCTGGGTGGGCAGCGCGAAGGCAGTTATTGGTGGCTGTGGCTGGAGGACGAGGGTGGCGGTGTGGCTGAAGAAGACCTGGAGCGGATCTTCGCACCCTTCTCGCGGCTGGACGGTTCTCGGCCGGGGGACGGTGGTTTTGGCCTGGGCTTGAGCATCGCCCGCAGTGCCATCCAGCGCCAAGGTGGCACCTTGTGGGCGCAGAATGGCAAGCATGGGCTGCGGCTGTGGATGCGATTGCCGTTACATGTACCGGCCTCTTCGCGGGCAAACCCCCTCCCACAGGGTTACCACTACTCTTGA
- the cysM gene encoding cysteine synthase CysM, which yields MTLQYPTIADCVGNTPLVRLQRIAGETSNTLLLKLEGNNPAGSVKDRPALSMITRAELRGQIKPGDTLIEATSGNTGIALAMAAAIKGYKMILIMPDNSTAERKAAMTAYGAELILVTKEEGMEGARDLAEKLQAEGRGLVLDQFANGDNPIAHYNSTGPEIWQQTQGNITHFVSSMGTTGTIMGCSQYLKEQNPAVQIIGLQPMEGSAIPGIRRWPEEYLPKIFDATRVDRVVDMSQQEAEDTTRRLAREEGIFCGVSSGGAVAAMLRLSREVENAVMVAIICDRGDRYLSTGLFDPS from the coding sequence ATGACCTTGCAGTACCCAACCATCGCCGATTGCGTCGGCAATACGCCCCTGGTTCGCCTGCAGCGCATTGCTGGTGAAACCAGCAACACCCTCCTGCTCAAGCTCGAAGGTAACAATCCTGCCGGCTCGGTGAAGGACCGCCCGGCGCTGTCCATGATCACCCGCGCCGAATTGCGGGGCCAGATCAAGCCCGGCGACACCCTGATCGAAGCCACGTCCGGCAACACCGGTATCGCCCTGGCAATGGCGGCGGCGATCAAGGGCTACAAGATGATCCTGATCATGCCCGACAACTCCACCGCCGAGCGCAAGGCCGCCATGACCGCCTATGGCGCCGAGTTGATCCTGGTGACCAAGGAGGAGGGCATGGAAGGCGCCCGCGACCTGGCCGAGAAGCTGCAGGCCGAAGGCCGCGGCCTGGTGCTCGACCAGTTCGCCAACGGCGACAATCCGATTGCCCACTACAACAGCACCGGCCCTGAGATCTGGCAGCAGACCCAGGGCAACATTACCCATTTCGTCAGCTCCATGGGTACCACCGGCACCATCATGGGCTGCTCGCAATACCTCAAGGAGCAGAACCCGGCGGTACAGATCATCGGGCTGCAACCTATGGAAGGCTCGGCCATTCCGGGCATTCGCCGATGGCCCGAGGAATACCTGCCGAAAATCTTCGACGCCACCCGCGTCGACCGCGTGGTCGACATGTCGCAGCAGGAAGCCGAAGACACCACCCGCCGCCTTGCCCGTGAAGAGGGCATTTTTTGCGGCGTGTCCTCAGGTGGTGCGGTTGCAGCCATGCTGCGCCTCTCCCGCGAAGTGGAAAATGCCGTGATGGTCGCCATCATCTGCGACCGCGGCGACCGTTACCTGTCCACCGGCCTGTTTGATCCGAGCTAA
- the relA gene encoding GTP diphosphokinase, protein MVQVRVHQPVNTDGSINLEGWLDHVVSVDSALDRAALKEACEFAHEIEKKGNPAKHSWADGTSSFQAGLEIAEILADLKLDQDSLVAAVIYRSVREGKVTLAEVSQRFGPVVSKLIDGVLRMAAISASLSPRQSLVLGSQAQVENLRKMLVAMVDDVRVALIKLAERTCAIRAVKAADDEKRLRVAREVFDIYAPLAHRLGIGHIKWELEDLSFRYLEPDQYKQIAKLLHERRLDRERFISDVMNQLQNELLATGVNADISGRAKHIYSIWRKMQRKGLEFSQIYDVRAVRVLVPEIRDCYTALGIVHTLWRHIPKEFDDYIANPKENGYRSLHTAVIGPEGKVLEVQIRTHGMHEEAELGVCAHWRYKGTDVKPSSNHYEEKISWLRQVLEWHEELGDIGGLVEQLRVDIEPDRVYVFTPDGHAIDLPKGATPLDFAYRVHTEIGHNCRGAKINGRIVPLNYSLQTGEQVEIITSKHGNPSRDWLNSNLGYVTTSRARAKIVHWFKLQARDQNVAAGKTLLERELSRLGLPQVDFERLAEKTNVKTAEDMFASLGAGDLRLAHLVNAAQQLLEPERIEQIELVPRKPSGPRTGKRGDIQIQGVGNLLTQMAGCCQPLPGDAIVGYITQGRGVSIHRQDCASVLQLAGKEPERMIQVSWGPIPVQTYPVDIVIRAYDRPGLLRDVSQVLLNEKINVLAVNTRSNKEDNTALMSLTIEIPGLDALGRLLGRISQLPNIIETRRNRTP, encoded by the coding sequence ATGGTACAGGTGAGAGTGCACCAGCCGGTCAACACCGACGGCAGTATCAATCTCGAAGGATGGTTGGACCATGTGGTAAGCGTCGATTCGGCACTGGATCGCGCAGCGCTCAAAGAAGCCTGCGAGTTTGCCCATGAGATCGAGAAAAAGGGCAACCCGGCCAAGCATTCCTGGGCGGACGGTACGTCCAGCTTCCAGGCGGGCCTGGAAATTGCCGAAATCCTGGCTGACCTCAAGCTGGACCAGGATTCCCTGGTGGCCGCGGTCATCTACCGTTCGGTACGCGAGGGCAAGGTGACCCTGGCCGAGGTCAGCCAGCGGTTCGGCCCGGTGGTGTCCAAGCTGATCGACGGCGTGTTGCGCATGGCCGCCATCAGCGCCAGCCTCAGCCCGCGGCAGTCGCTGGTGCTGGGCTCGCAGGCGCAGGTCGAGAACCTGCGCAAGATGCTCGTGGCCATGGTCGATGATGTGCGTGTGGCACTGATCAAGCTGGCCGAGCGTACCTGCGCGATCCGTGCGGTCAAGGCCGCCGACGACGAGAAACGCCTGCGTGTCGCGCGTGAGGTATTCGACATCTATGCGCCGCTGGCGCACCGCCTGGGTATCGGCCACATCAAGTGGGAGCTGGAAGACCTGTCCTTCCGCTACCTCGAACCCGACCAGTACAAGCAGATCGCCAAACTGCTGCACGAGCGCAGGCTGGACCGCGAGCGCTTCATCAGCGACGTGATGAACCAGCTGCAGAACGAGCTGCTGGCCACGGGCGTCAATGCCGACATCAGCGGCCGGGCGAAACATATCTATTCGATCTGGCGCAAGATGCAGCGCAAAGGCCTGGAATTCAGCCAGATCTACGACGTGCGTGCAGTACGCGTGCTGGTGCCGGAAATTCGCGACTGCTACACCGCGCTGGGTATCGTGCACACGCTGTGGCGGCACATCCCCAAAGAGTTCGACGACTACATCGCCAACCCCAAGGAAAACGGCTACCGCTCGCTGCACACCGCAGTGATCGGCCCCGAGGGCAAGGTGCTGGAAGTGCAGATCCGCACCCACGGCATGCATGAAGAGGCCGAGCTGGGGGTTTGTGCCCACTGGCGCTACAAGGGCACCGACGTCAAGCCCAGCTCCAACCATTACGAAGAGAAGATCTCCTGGCTGCGCCAGGTGCTGGAATGGCACGAAGAGCTGGGCGACATCGGTGGCCTGGTCGAGCAGTTGCGGGTCGACATCGAGCCGGACCGGGTCTACGTGTTCACCCCTGACGGCCACGCCATCGACCTGCCCAAAGGGGCCACCCCGCTGGACTTCGCCTACCGTGTGCACACCGAGATCGGCCACAACTGCCGGGGTGCCAAGATCAACGGCCGTATCGTGCCGCTGAACTACAGCCTGCAGACCGGTGAGCAGGTGGAGATCATCACCAGCAAGCACGGCAACCCCAGCCGTGACTGGTTGAACTCCAACCTGGGCTACGTCACCACCTCGCGGGCGCGGGCCAAGATCGTGCACTGGTTCAAACTGCAGGCGCGTGACCAGAACGTCGCCGCCGGCAAGACCTTGCTCGAGCGCGAGCTCAGCCGCCTGGGCTTGCCGCAGGTGGACTTCGAACGGCTGGCCGAGAAGACCAACGTCAAGACCGCCGAGGACATGTTCGCCTCGCTCGGCGCGGGCGACCTGCGCCTGGCCCACCTGGTCAACGCCGCTCAGCAGTTGCTGGAGCCCGAGCGTATCGAGCAGATCGAGCTGGTGCCGCGCAAGCCTTCCGGGCCGCGTACCGGCAAGCGTGGTGACATCCAGATTCAGGGGGTCGGCAACCTGCTGACGCAGATGGCCGGGTGCTGCCAGCCACTGCCGGGCGATGCCATTGTCGGTTACATCACCCAGGGCCGAGGCGTGAGCATCCACCGCCAGGACTGCGCCTCGGTGCTGCAACTGGCGGGCAAGGAGCCGGAGCGCATGATCCAGGTGAGCTGGGGGCCGATCCCGGTGCAGACCTACCCGGTCGACATCGTCATCCGCGCCTACGACCGCCCAGGGCTGCTGCGCGATGTGTCGCAGGTGCTGCTGAACGAGAAGATCAACGTGCTGGCGGTGAACACCCGCTCGAACAAGGAAGACAATACGGCGCTGATGTCGCTGACCATCGAGATTCCGGGCCTGGACGCGCTGGGGCGCCTGCTGGGACGAATTTCGCAGTTGCCGAACATCATCGAGACGCGGCGTAATAGAACCCCTTGA